The Ruania alba genome window below encodes:
- a CDS encoding LacI family DNA-binding transcriptional regulator, producing the protein MASAPTLRDVAAVAGVSVSTVSKVLNGRGKFAPETHLKIAQAVQRLGFRPDALARSFATGRSQLVGVLTEFAPGAFTSPVMVGASTYLGKHEMGVLFADAALNREAMGELAGSLRARRIDGLLVIGDGLHSRLGSVSAGLGVPVVYAFGESADPADVSFIPDNEMVGVVATEHLIERGRTKIAHIGVADDLAGAARARGCLRALAAAELDMVGGRVESNDWRRSGGIEATRRLLAADVAFDAIFCANDQIAFGALAALTAAGLRVPDDVALVGVDNWESMTGTGRQGRNVLTSVDPDLRGLGAAAAAHLIEAVDGAFEPGVHLHPCILRLGESTLGPDPDAEPDLPVPHGAVDQSGRR; encoded by the coding sequence ATGGCCAGCGCACCCACTCTTCGCGACGTGGCGGCAGTCGCCGGCGTCTCCGTCTCCACCGTCTCGAAAGTGCTCAACGGACGCGGCAAGTTTGCCCCGGAGACGCATCTGAAGATTGCCCAGGCGGTGCAGCGTCTGGGGTTCCGGCCGGATGCACTGGCACGCTCGTTCGCGACCGGACGCAGCCAGCTCGTCGGCGTGCTGACCGAATTCGCGCCGGGTGCCTTTACCAGCCCCGTGATGGTGGGCGCCAGCACGTACCTCGGTAAGCACGAGATGGGCGTGCTGTTCGCCGACGCGGCACTCAACCGTGAGGCGATGGGCGAGTTGGCAGGATCGCTGCGAGCGCGGCGGATCGACGGGCTGCTGGTGATCGGTGACGGGCTGCACTCGCGGCTCGGATCCGTCTCGGCCGGCTTGGGTGTTCCCGTGGTCTACGCCTTCGGTGAGTCGGCCGACCCGGCCGACGTGTCCTTCATCCCGGACAACGAGATGGTCGGCGTGGTCGCGACCGAGCACCTGATCGAGAGGGGCCGGACAAAGATCGCCCACATCGGGGTCGCTGACGACCTCGCCGGCGCCGCCCGTGCCCGCGGCTGCCTCCGTGCATTGGCTGCCGCCGAGCTGGACATGGTCGGCGGGAGGGTGGAGAGCAACGATTGGCGGCGCTCCGGAGGCATCGAGGCCACTCGCCGGCTCCTCGCCGCCGACGTCGCCTTCGACGCGATCTTTTGCGCCAACGACCAGATCGCGTTCGGGGCGCTGGCCGCGCTCACCGCCGCCGGGCTGCGGGTGCCCGACGACGTGGCATTGGTGGGCGTGGACAACTGGGAGTCCATGACGGGCACCGGTCGTCAGGGCCGGAACGTGCTCACCTCCGTCGATCCAGACCTGCGTGGCCTGGGCGCGGCAGCAGCCGCCCATCTGATCGAGGCCGTCGACGGCGCCTTCGAGCCGGGGGTGCACCTGCACCCCTGCATCCTCCGGCTCGGCGAGTCGACGCTGGGGCCCGATCCCGACGCCGAGCCGGACCTACCAGTTCCACATGGTGCCGTCGACCAGTCGGGTCGTCGGTAG
- a CDS encoding sulfatase family protein, whose amino-acid sequence MRPRPNIVFVMSDDHASHAIGAYGSRVNSTPQIDRIAATGMRFDSCFCANALCAPSRASILTGTYNHRNGVRTLSTEFDASQPTFPPLLQQAGYATAVIGKWHLGHGEGHDPVGFDDWAVLHDQGTYQDPLFHTADGEVVHEGYVTDVITDLSVEWLADRSTDQPFCLLVHHKAPHRPFVPAERHRDLYQDPIPEPETLRDDYAGRPAAEAARMRVARDFREVDVKEPVPEGLTDDESLAWHYQRYLQDYLRCVAAVDEGVGRILDQLEDSGLRENTIVVYTSDQGFFLGEHGWYDKRFMYEESLRMPLLISYPAAVPAGTVNDDLVSNVDLAQTLCELTGVAAPAGAQGRSVVPLLAGEEVPQWREEVYYRYWEHDDAQHGVWSHYGIRTHRFKLIHYDATGRGLPGTGPAAPPPYWELFDLADDPLELHNRYDDPAYAEERRMLHDQLDRTMADVGDVAETGVLV is encoded by the coding sequence GTGAGACCCCGCCCGAACATCGTCTTCGTCATGTCCGACGATCACGCGAGCCACGCCATCGGCGCCTACGGAAGCCGCGTGAACAGCACGCCACAGATCGACAGGATCGCCGCCACCGGGATGCGCTTCGACAGCTGCTTCTGCGCCAACGCGCTGTGCGCGCCGAGCCGAGCGTCGATCCTGACGGGGACGTACAACCATCGCAACGGCGTGCGCACTCTGAGCACCGAGTTCGACGCCTCCCAACCCACGTTCCCCCCGTTGCTGCAGCAGGCCGGCTATGCCACCGCCGTCATCGGTAAGTGGCATCTCGGCCACGGAGAGGGTCACGACCCCGTCGGGTTCGACGACTGGGCGGTCCTGCACGACCAGGGCACCTATCAGGACCCGCTGTTTCACACCGCCGACGGCGAGGTGGTCCACGAGGGGTACGTCACCGACGTCATCACGGATCTGTCCGTGGAATGGCTCGCCGACCGGAGCACGGACCAGCCGTTCTGCCTGCTGGTGCATCACAAGGCACCGCATCGACCGTTCGTCCCCGCCGAGCGCCATCGCGACCTCTATCAGGACCCGATCCCCGAGCCCGAGACGCTCCGGGACGACTATGCGGGGCGCCCTGCCGCGGAAGCGGCCCGGATGCGCGTCGCTCGCGACTTCCGGGAGGTCGACGTCAAGGAGCCGGTGCCGGAGGGACTCACCGACGACGAGTCGCTGGCCTGGCACTACCAGCGCTACCTGCAGGACTACCTGCGCTGCGTCGCGGCCGTCGACGAAGGAGTGGGCCGCATCCTCGACCAGCTGGAGGATTCCGGCCTTCGGGAGAACACGATCGTCGTCTACACCTCGGACCAGGGGTTCTTCCTCGGTGAGCACGGGTGGTACGACAAGCGCTTCATGTACGAGGAGTCATTGCGGATGCCCCTGCTGATCAGCTACCCGGCAGCGGTGCCCGCCGGGACCGTCAACGATGACCTGGTCAGCAACGTCGACCTGGCGCAGACGCTCTGTGAGCTCACCGGCGTGGCGGCCCCGGCAGGAGCCCAAGGGCGCAGCGTGGTCCCACTGCTCGCCGGGGAGGAGGTTCCCCAGTGGCGCGAGGAGGTCTACTACCGGTACTGGGAGCACGATGACGCCCAGCACGGGGTGTGGTCGCACTACGGGATCCGCACCCACCGGTTCAAGCTGATCCACTACGACGCCACCGGCCGAGGCCTGCCCGGGACGGGACCGGCGGCACCACCGCCGTACTGGGAACTGTTCGATCTCGCCGACGACCCGCTGGAACTGCACAACCGGTACGACGACCCTGCCTACGCCGAGGAGCGCCGCATGCTGCACGACCAACTCGACCGGACGATGGCGGACGTGGGCGACGTCGCCGAGACGGGGGTGCTGGTATGA
- a CDS encoding polysaccharide lyase family 8 super-sandwich domain-containing protein, which translates to MTRGRAIDRPTHTLSRRAVLAGFGGAALLSGTLPGLGGFSAAGAYADTEDTYAAALQVWRDLLTGGEDLDPGDPRLAGAIDVLDAEVADALALLIRSPSRTQVFTDLPLDQPPMMTATYRRLASMAAAFITPGSEYQEDPAVLADVLAGLRTTHDVAYHPDRDEPGNWWEWEIGSARASMDACILIADHLSDAEIGDYTATIDFFVADPFFQFLGSRRTVSTGANRIDLCRSVALRGLLGRVEEKVLRARDGVSEVFEYVETGDGFYRDGSFVQHGNVAYTGTYGEVLLDGSSRLITLLSGTPGAIVDPDRQILFDAVDITFAPVMFNGLMMDFVSGRAISRERASDNYHGRLIIDHILRLADGLAVEHPEMAARWRARCKGLLERSTFQDVFLDARAPRAAAYAALLDDDTVEALPEPRDFALFPGMARAVGRGDGWAYAISMSSKRIAYYEAGNGENERGFHTGEGMTYLYNDDHGQFTDEFWPTVDLYRLPGTTVDSRPLPDAVGGEWGAAQPPSAAWVGGASLGAHGAVGQHLQGIASTLEARKSWFHLGDVVVALGAGITGGGDAHPVETVIENRNLHADGANTLILDGTGQPTQQGWSTEGRVRWAHLEGVGGYVFPRGSQVHALREERTGSWQDIHVNGSTDPISRRYLTMWFDHGVQPDDDSYAYLLLPGGSPAQTRELAESDRADVQILENSGEVQAVRRRSLGLTAVNFWDAAPDTSNRAVASADAHVNDGQHADTNYGARTLMLVKHVARADSGYSRQSYLKFDLSGITVPAGEVGAATLYLRARVNDAGGSTADVIVHSVDEAWDEAALTWNTKPALGAEVTTVSIDSDWEWRAIDLTAHAVGVLRDGGSLSLALAEPDGPTNGLSIEIFSRESADAPYLAFEPVLEPRSVARITSAHPCSVVLDESEPGTLAVAVSDPTQEQDAVEVLIAGPSYGSWDADSTIEVSRHDEGTQLTVRTAGSLGATHRVTFRS; encoded by the coding sequence ATGACCCGAGGACGCGCCATCGACCGCCCTACCCACACCCTGAGCCGCCGAGCTGTGCTCGCCGGATTCGGCGGTGCCGCCCTGCTCTCCGGCACGCTCCCGGGCCTGGGAGGCTTCTCCGCCGCGGGAGCCTATGCGGATACCGAGGACACCTATGCGGCCGCGCTGCAGGTGTGGCGTGATCTCCTGACCGGCGGTGAGGACCTCGACCCCGGCGATCCTCGGCTGGCCGGAGCCATCGACGTCCTCGACGCGGAGGTCGCCGACGCACTCGCGCTCCTCATCCGCTCTCCTAGCCGGACCCAGGTGTTCACCGACCTCCCGCTCGATCAGCCTCCGATGATGACCGCCACCTACCGGCGGCTGGCGTCGATGGCCGCTGCCTTCATCACACCAGGGAGCGAGTACCAGGAGGATCCGGCCGTGCTGGCGGACGTGCTCGCGGGCCTGCGAACCACGCACGACGTCGCCTATCACCCGGACCGGGATGAGCCCGGCAACTGGTGGGAGTGGGAGATCGGCTCAGCCCGCGCCTCGATGGACGCGTGCATCCTGATCGCCGACCACCTCAGCGATGCCGAGATCGGCGACTACACCGCCACCATCGACTTCTTCGTGGCGGACCCGTTCTTCCAGTTCCTCGGCTCCCGGCGGACGGTCTCCACCGGCGCCAACCGGATCGACCTGTGCCGATCGGTGGCACTGCGAGGCCTCCTCGGGCGCGTCGAGGAGAAGGTCCTGCGCGCCCGTGACGGCGTCTCCGAGGTCTTCGAGTACGTCGAGACCGGCGACGGCTTCTACCGGGACGGCTCGTTCGTGCAGCACGGGAACGTCGCCTACACGGGCACCTACGGTGAGGTGCTGCTCGATGGGTCCTCCCGTCTGATCACCCTGCTCTCCGGAACTCCCGGGGCGATCGTCGACCCGGACCGGCAGATCCTGTTCGACGCCGTCGACATCACCTTCGCCCCCGTCATGTTCAACGGACTGATGATGGACTTCGTCAGTGGCCGTGCGATCTCGCGGGAGCGGGCGTCGGACAACTACCACGGCCGGCTCATCATCGACCACATCCTGCGCCTCGCCGATGGGCTCGCGGTCGAGCACCCGGAGATGGCCGCGCGTTGGAGGGCACGCTGCAAGGGCTTGCTGGAGCGGTCCACCTTCCAGGATGTGTTCCTCGATGCCCGTGCTCCACGCGCGGCCGCCTACGCCGCCCTGCTCGACGACGACACTGTCGAGGCCCTCCCTGAGCCGCGGGACTTCGCGCTGTTCCCCGGCATGGCTCGCGCGGTCGGACGCGGCGACGGCTGGGCGTACGCGATCTCGATGTCGAGCAAGCGGATCGCCTACTACGAGGCCGGTAACGGGGAGAACGAGCGAGGGTTCCACACCGGCGAGGGCATGACCTACCTCTACAACGACGACCACGGGCAGTTCACCGACGAGTTCTGGCCCACCGTCGACCTGTACCGGCTACCCGGTACCACGGTGGACAGCAGGCCGCTCCCCGATGCGGTCGGCGGCGAGTGGGGAGCCGCTCAGCCACCGAGCGCCGCCTGGGTGGGCGGTGCATCGCTGGGGGCGCACGGCGCCGTGGGGCAGCACCTGCAGGGCATCGCCTCCACGTTGGAGGCCCGCAAGTCCTGGTTCCACCTCGGGGACGTCGTCGTCGCCCTCGGTGCCGGGATCACCGGGGGTGGGGACGCGCACCCGGTGGAGACGGTCATCGAGAACCGGAACCTGCACGCCGACGGCGCGAACACCCTGATCCTTGACGGCACCGGCCAGCCGACGCAGCAGGGCTGGTCCACCGAAGGGCGGGTGCGCTGGGCGCACCTGGAGGGAGTCGGCGGCTATGTCTTCCCACGTGGGTCTCAGGTGCATGCTCTCCGTGAGGAACGGACCGGAAGTTGGCAGGACATTCATGTCAACGGCTCCACCGATCCGATCTCCCGCCGGTACCTGACGATGTGGTTCGACCACGGCGTGCAGCCCGACGACGACAGTTACGCGTACCTGCTGCTACCTGGTGGTTCACCGGCTCAGACCCGCGAGCTCGCCGAGTCCGATCGCGCCGACGTGCAGATCCTGGAGAACTCGGGCGAGGTCCAGGCGGTGCGCCGGCGCAGCCTCGGTCTCACCGCGGTCAACTTCTGGGACGCCGCGCCCGACACGTCGAACCGGGCGGTCGCCAGCGCCGATGCGCACGTCAACGACGGGCAGCATGCGGACACGAACTACGGCGCACGGACGCTCATGCTCGTCAAGCACGTGGCACGAGCGGACTCGGGCTACTCCCGGCAGAGCTATCTGAAGTTCGATCTCTCCGGCATCACCGTCCCCGCCGGGGAGGTGGGGGCCGCCACCCTGTATCTGCGTGCCCGGGTCAACGACGCGGGCGGTTCAACGGCCGACGTGATCGTGCACTCCGTGGACGAGGCCTGGGACGAGGCCGCACTGACCTGGAACACCAAGCCCGCCCTGGGGGCGGAGGTCACCACGGTCTCGATCGACAGCGACTGGGAGTGGCGCGCGATCGATCTGACCGCGCATGCGGTCGGAGTCCTGCGTGACGGCGGCTCGCTGTCACTGGCCCTGGCCGAGCCGGACGGCCCGACGAACGGCCTGTCGATCGAGATCTTCAGCCGAGAGTCGGCCGATGCTCCCTATCTCGCGTTCGAACCTGTCCTGGAGCCCCGGTCGGTCGCCAGGATCACCAGCGCCCACCCCTGCTCAGTGGTGCTCGACGAGTCCGAGCCCGGGACCCTGGCGGTGGCGGTGTCCGACCCCACCCAGGAGCAGGACGCCGTGGAGGTGCTGATCGCGGGCCCGAGCTACGGCTCGTGGGACGCCGATTCCACGATCGAGGTAAGCCGGCACGATGAGGGGACCCAGCTAACTGTCCGCACGGCAGGATCCCTGGGAGCCACGCACCGGGTGACGTTCCGCAGCTGA
- a CDS encoding glycosyl hydrolase: MRQRRLPRLAALGAGGALLAGTAMVATPAWSADPPVIDEAPLSSIAVDTHAMSFTITTSTTATWVATDDQGRTVASGDLAAGATPITLENLAMGQYLLRVEDSNGLVDSSPFAVVTTFTGERDVRFAMNTKFGLPADGQAPRWDPESETYDPVGTPRYTQDLMPILELTGAGATRDTIAWNQFEPETARYAGGPHWYEDFIDANAEMGAPTTVILSYGNNLYDIDEEGFGAAPHTDEGIAAYAAYAREVLSRYEGRVDTVEVWNEYNAAEAPWNRGPCAGDARCYYEMLKATHEAVAEVHPEAQIVGPAAVTLPYGWLDELFSYGALDYLDAVTVHPYGFPAAPETGYSHPSFDEAGIEARVEQLDELIREHNDGEQVPIWFTEIGWGSYEAPRGVSESVQADYMVRTHVMALSAGVERMYWYSLRNDRSIPAGPGANWGLVRNEGDPLGSYAPKESFTAYTTMTRLLSGAESSGRQDAPEGVRDYLFEQADGTEIDVLWSPEGHRDVTLRTDAPVTVTRQDGESRTLFPDDGRVYLSISTDPVYVDGGIDAVEDGSRITASGPASAPAAENATITVTVDGSDEQQATPALVDVEGEVLDVTTPPNQERAAESSVPVGPGVETSPHEGQEQIYTRTVLVEVELRDRLSGWLSTEVRVS; the protein is encoded by the coding sequence ATGAGACAGCGACGTCTACCCCGTCTCGCCGCGCTCGGAGCCGGCGGAGCACTCCTCGCCGGGACGGCGATGGTGGCGACGCCCGCGTGGTCGGCGGACCCGCCGGTGATCGACGAAGCACCGTTGAGCTCGATCGCGGTGGACACGCACGCAATGAGCTTCACGATCACTACTTCCACCACGGCGACCTGGGTCGCCACGGACGACCAGGGTCGCACGGTCGCCTCCGGCGACCTGGCCGCCGGTGCCACGCCGATCACGCTCGAGAACCTGGCGATGGGGCAGTACCTGTTGCGCGTCGAGGACAGCAACGGGCTCGTCGACTCCTCCCCGTTCGCCGTCGTGACGACCTTCACGGGTGAACGTGACGTGCGCTTCGCCATGAACACGAAGTTCGGCCTGCCTGCAGACGGCCAGGCCCCGCGGTGGGATCCTGAGTCAGAGACCTATGACCCGGTAGGAACACCGCGGTATACACAGGATCTGATGCCGATCCTCGAGCTCACCGGCGCGGGTGCCACCCGGGACACCATCGCGTGGAACCAGTTCGAGCCGGAGACTGCGCGATACGCCGGCGGTCCGCACTGGTACGAGGACTTCATCGACGCCAACGCCGAGATGGGAGCGCCCACCACGGTGATCCTCTCCTACGGGAACAACCTGTACGACATCGATGAGGAGGGCTTCGGGGCCGCGCCGCACACCGACGAGGGCATCGCCGCCTACGCCGCCTACGCCCGCGAGGTCCTGAGCCGCTACGAGGGCCGCGTCGACACCGTCGAGGTGTGGAACGAGTACAACGCCGCCGAGGCCCCGTGGAATCGCGGCCCGTGCGCCGGGGACGCACGCTGCTACTACGAGATGCTCAAGGCCACCCACGAGGCTGTCGCGGAGGTGCACCCCGAGGCGCAGATCGTCGGCCCGGCGGCGGTGACCCTCCCCTACGGCTGGTTGGACGAGCTGTTCTCCTACGGAGCGCTCGACTACCTCGATGCCGTCACGGTGCACCCCTACGGATTCCCCGCAGCGCCGGAGACCGGCTACTCGCACCCCAGCTTCGACGAGGCGGGGATCGAGGCGCGCGTCGAACAGCTCGACGAGCTGATCCGTGAGCACAACGACGGCGAGCAGGTGCCGATCTGGTTCACCGAGATTGGGTGGGGCTCCTACGAGGCACCTCGCGGGGTGAGCGAATCCGTGCAGGCCGACTACATGGTCCGCACCCACGTGATGGCACTCTCGGCAGGCGTGGAGCGGATGTACTGGTACTCCCTGCGCAACGACCGGTCCATCCCGGCCGGCCCCGGCGCCAACTGGGGACTCGTCCGCAACGAGGGCGACCCGCTCGGCAGCTACGCACCCAAGGAGTCCTTCACGGCGTACACCACGATGACCCGGCTGCTCAGCGGCGCCGAGTCCAGCGGACGCCAGGATGCTCCGGAGGGCGTCCGCGACTACCTGTTCGAGCAAGCCGATGGCACCGAGATCGATGTCCTCTGGTCGCCGGAGGGACACCGGGACGTGACCCTGCGCACCGATGCTCCGGTCACCGTGACCCGGCAGGACGGTGAGTCGCGCACCCTGTTCCCCGACGACGGTCGTGTCTATCTCTCGATCAGCACCGATCCGGTCTACGTCGACGGTGGCATCGACGCCGTCGAGGACGGGTCACGCATCACCGCGAGCGGGCCCGCCTCGGCTCCCGCAGCCGAGAACGCCACCATCACCGTGACCGTGGACGGCAGCGACGAGCAGCAGGCCACCCCCGCCCTCGTCGACGTGGAAGGCGAGGTCCTGGACGTCACCACCCCGCCGAACCAAGAGCGGGCCGCCGAGAGTTCGGTGCCCGTCGGCCCGGGTGTGGAGACCTCGCCGCACGAGGGACAGGAGCAGATCTACACCCGCACCGTCCTGGTGGAGGTCGAGCTCCGGGACCGGCTCAGCGGCTGGCTCTCCACTGAGGTCCGGGTGAGCTGA
- a CDS encoding GntR family transcriptional regulator, with amino-acid sequence MADSAVGGERPDVRDTAVSALKFQALAGDLRRGILAGEWAGHGKLPTESRLAAETGLSLTTVRRAYDELVTEGLVVRRRGAGTFVIDRTAAVQRGDLRIGVLVPDAQLYYPRVLQGIDDALSAAGAGMQLATYHYDLDEEQADLLRLLDSGVHGLLLAPDLLTVDDPAARAAELTALPVPVVLMERRLAGTGPADTSEHVTSDHQGGAFDAVVHLHRLGHHRIALLTRSHGPTQDGVRSGYEAAVRALGLPDLQRCEPPVWNRELAAECIDTLTDAEATAALIFSDREATLVLGAARRRGLRVPEDLALVSYDDELADVADVPLTAVAPPKYRVGRMAAEVLLRRLIDGDAGPIHQIQLRPRVVVRQSCGART; translated from the coding sequence GTGGCAGATTCCGCGGTCGGTGGCGAACGACCCGACGTGCGAGACACTGCCGTCAGCGCCCTGAAGTTCCAGGCGCTGGCTGGTGACCTCCGGCGCGGGATCCTGGCGGGCGAGTGGGCAGGCCATGGCAAGTTGCCGACTGAGAGCCGCCTCGCTGCCGAGACCGGCTTGTCCCTGACCACCGTGCGCCGCGCCTACGACGAGCTGGTGACCGAGGGGCTCGTCGTTCGTCGTCGGGGCGCCGGCACCTTCGTCATCGACAGGACTGCCGCTGTGCAGCGCGGCGACCTCCGAATCGGCGTGCTCGTCCCGGACGCGCAGCTCTACTACCCGCGGGTGCTGCAAGGGATCGACGACGCATTGTCGGCCGCCGGGGCGGGAATGCAGCTGGCGACGTACCACTACGACCTGGACGAGGAGCAGGCCGATCTCCTGCGGCTCCTCGACTCCGGCGTGCACGGGCTACTCCTCGCCCCCGACCTGCTGACGGTCGACGACCCTGCTGCCCGCGCGGCGGAGCTCACGGCACTACCGGTCCCGGTGGTGCTGATGGAACGCCGACTGGCCGGGACCGGTCCGGCGGACACGAGCGAGCACGTCACCTCCGACCATCAGGGCGGGGCCTTCGACGCCGTCGTTCACCTGCACCGACTCGGCCACCACCGGATCGCCTTGCTCACCCGGAGCCACGGCCCCACCCAGGACGGCGTGCGTTCCGGGTATGAGGCGGCCGTCCGTGCGCTCGGCCTTCCCGATCTACAACGGTGCGAGCCGCCGGTATGGAACCGCGAGCTCGCGGCCGAGTGCATCGACACGCTGACCGACGCCGAGGCCACAGCCGCCCTGATCTTCAGCGACCGTGAGGCCACTCTCGTCCTCGGCGCGGCACGTCGCCGGGGGCTGCGGGTGCCCGAGGACCTCGCCCTGGTCTCCTACGACGACGAGCTCGCCGACGTGGCAGACGTACCGCTGACCGCGGTGGCGCCACCGAAGTATCGGGTCGGCAGGATGGCGGCGGAGGTCCTGCTGCGCCGGCTCATCGACGGTGACGCCGGACCCATCCACCAGATCCAGCTGCGGCCGCGCGTGGTGGTGCGCCAGTCCTGCGGAGCCCGCACCTGA
- the manD gene encoding D-mannonate dehydratase ManD encodes MRITDVRLILTSPGANYLTVKVITDDGLYGLGDATLVGRELAVATYLEEYVIPMLIGRDPSAIEDTWQLLGRSAYWRRGPVHTTAQSAIDMALWDIKGKELGAPVYQLLGGRSRRGVLAYSHASGIEIAQAVDAMHEQIAAGYRAVRLQCGVPGLPSTYGVVSDESDQPRAPHEVPYEESWNTAAYLETAPKLFAAARDAVGMDVHLLHDAHHRLTSIEAAALGKSLEPYRLFWLEDPVQADDQTAFRLVRQHTTTPLAVGEVVNHLSECQTLISERLIDYIRATVVHAGGITGLRRIAAFAEPFGVRTGCHGAPDMSPVTLAAALHTGISTHNVGIQEHGRHTSTTDEVFPHAYTFADGYLDPGEAPGLGVDIDEGLAARFEYRRKYLPTTRLVDGTMWNW; translated from the coding sequence ATGAGAATCACCGACGTCCGACTGATCCTCACCTCCCCCGGCGCCAACTACCTGACCGTGAAGGTGATCACCGACGACGGCCTGTACGGGTTGGGCGACGCCACTCTCGTCGGGCGGGAGCTCGCCGTGGCCACCTACCTCGAGGAGTACGTGATCCCGATGCTGATCGGACGGGACCCGTCCGCGATCGAGGACACGTGGCAATTGCTCGGGCGATCGGCGTACTGGCGGCGGGGCCCGGTCCACACGACCGCCCAGTCCGCCATCGATATGGCCCTGTGGGACATCAAGGGCAAGGAGCTCGGCGCCCCCGTCTACCAGCTGCTCGGCGGCCGGAGTCGCCGGGGAGTTCTCGCCTACTCGCACGCGAGCGGCATCGAGATCGCTCAGGCCGTGGACGCGATGCACGAGCAGATCGCGGCCGGATACCGCGCCGTCAGGTTGCAGTGCGGGGTACCCGGACTGCCCTCCACCTACGGGGTCGTCAGCGACGAGAGTGACCAGCCACGAGCACCCCACGAGGTGCCCTACGAGGAGAGCTGGAACACCGCTGCCTACCTCGAGACCGCCCCGAAGCTGTTCGCTGCGGCACGGGACGCCGTCGGGATGGACGTACACCTGCTGCACGATGCCCACCACCGGCTCACCTCGATCGAGGCGGCAGCCCTGGGCAAGTCGCTGGAACCGTACCGGCTGTTCTGGCTGGAGGATCCCGTGCAGGCAGACGATCAGACGGCGTTCCGGCTGGTGCGCCAGCACACGACCACACCCCTGGCGGTGGGTGAGGTGGTGAACCATCTGAGCGAATGTCAGACCCTGATCAGCGAGCGACTGATCGACTACATCCGTGCCACGGTGGTTCATGCTGGCGGAATCACGGGCTTGCGCCGGATCGCGGCGTTCGCGGAGCCGTTCGGGGTGCGCACGGGGTGCCACGGGGCCCCGGACATGTCTCCGGTCACGCTCGCGGCCGCCCTGCACACGGGCATCAGCACGCACAACGTGGGCATCCAGGAGCACGGGCGACACACCTCGACCACCGACGAGGTGTTCCCACACGCCTACACCTTCGCCGACGGCTACCTGGACCCGGGAGAGGCCCCGGGTCTGGGCGTCGACATCGACGAGGGCCTTGCCGCCCGGTTCGAGTACCGGCGCAAGTACCTACCGACGACCCGACTGGTCGACGGCACCATGTGGAACTGGTAG